From Humisphaera borealis, the proteins below share one genomic window:
- a CDS encoding type II secretion system protein, which translates to MPTPLFSQHQTPITHHRPTAFTLIELLVVVGIMGVLTSILLPAVGRARSQARLVREVAAARTLGQAYLAYAAANEGRLMPGHVTTAPQLKDDQGKPLTPLEAGKRWPWRLAVYTGGGVDGILLVNDQSDALMNNRADSGWGYSVSLNPSFGLNYFHLGGDQTAPANNAPGCVTRLSQVIRPSQMVAFASSRFVGTKGFFRVVAPTHPSGYSATGWTPNAFDEAEEPAAWGYVDFRWSGRAVCAMLDGHAEALRLDELRDMTRWSNEAARTNNPAWKFP; encoded by the coding sequence ATGCCAACTCCCTTGTTTTCTCAGCATCAAACACCGATTACCCATCACCGCCCCACCGCTTTCACCCTGATCGAACTGCTCGTCGTCGTCGGCATCATGGGCGTTCTGACCAGCATCCTGCTGCCGGCGGTCGGGCGGGCCAGATCGCAGGCCAGATTGGTCCGCGAAGTCGCCGCCGCCCGAACGCTCGGCCAAGCCTATCTCGCCTACGCCGCCGCCAACGAAGGCCGCCTCATGCCCGGTCACGTGACGACCGCGCCCCAGCTGAAAGACGATCAGGGCAAGCCGCTGACTCCGCTGGAAGCCGGGAAGCGCTGGCCTTGGCGGCTTGCGGTCTATACCGGCGGCGGTGTCGACGGCATCCTCTTGGTCAACGACCAGTCCGACGCCCTCATGAACAACCGCGCCGACTCGGGCTGGGGCTACTCCGTCAGCCTCAATCCCAGCTTCGGTCTGAACTACTTCCATCTCGGCGGCGACCAGACCGCCCCGGCGAACAACGCGCCCGGCTGCGTCACCCGCCTGAGTCAGGTCATCCGCCCCTCGCAGATGGTGGCGTTTGCTTCGTCGCGATTCGTCGGCACGAAGGGGTTCTTCCGCGTCGTCGCGCCGACGCACCCCTCCGGATACAGCGCCACCGGCTGGACGCCCAACGCGTTCGACGAAGCCGAAGAACCCGCCGCCTGGGGTTACGTCGACTTCCGCTGGAGCGGCCGGGCCGTCTGCGCCATGCTCGACGGCCACGCCGAGGCCCTTCGCCTCGACGAACTTCGCGACATGACCCGCTGGTCGAACGAGGCCGCCCGCACCAATAATCCGGCGTGGAAGTTTCCCTGA
- a CDS encoding DUF1501 domain-containing protein translates to MQSDPENLRELTRRHLFGRCGLGLGSVALASLMADQGLASAAPPAHAGPVIDPANPLTPRKGHHAAKAKNVIYLFMAGGPSQLELFDYKPRLVELSGQPIPESYIKGRRFAFMNSFAGKDRPKLLGTKRAFKQHGQSGAWVSECFPHTAGIVDDITLVHTVGTDVFNHAPAKLFLNTGSAQGGRPSMGSWVTYGIGSECHDLPGFVVLQSGPRGPRGGAVNWASGFLPTAFQGVPFRGTGEPIVNLTSPAGISAARQRDTIDAVRELNLRRLAATGDPEIQTRISQYEMAYRMQTSAPELIDLNNESKATLDLYGVEPGKPSFAANCLLARRLVERGVRFVQLYHTNWDSHGGPGENLESDFDTVTRAVDQGCAALIKDLKSRGLLEDTLVVWGGEFGRTPMGEVRDKTGRNHHIDCTTMWLAGGGTKPGTIVGKTDEFGFAPVEDAMHVHDLHATMLHLLGLEHTKLTFRFQGRDYRLTDVKGHVVEKLLA, encoded by the coding sequence ATGCAAAGCGACCCTGAAAACCTCCGTGAACTCACCCGCCGCCACCTGTTCGGCCGCTGCGGACTGGGGCTGGGCTCGGTTGCCTTGGCGTCCCTGATGGCCGACCAGGGGCTGGCCTCGGCCGCGCCGCCCGCCCACGCCGGCCCGGTGATCGACCCCGCCAACCCGCTGACACCGCGAAAAGGCCATCACGCCGCCAAGGCCAAGAATGTCATTTACTTGTTCATGGCCGGCGGGCCCAGCCAGCTCGAACTCTTCGACTACAAGCCCAGGCTCGTCGAGCTCAGCGGCCAGCCGATCCCCGAGAGTTACATCAAGGGCAGGCGGTTTGCCTTCATGAACTCCTTCGCCGGGAAGGATCGCCCCAAGCTGCTGGGCACCAAGCGCGCCTTCAAGCAGCACGGCCAGAGCGGGGCGTGGGTATCGGAATGCTTCCCCCATACCGCCGGCATTGTGGACGACATCACGCTGGTGCACACCGTCGGCACCGACGTCTTCAACCACGCCCCGGCCAAGCTCTTCCTGAACACCGGCAGTGCCCAGGGCGGCCGGCCGAGCATGGGATCCTGGGTGACCTATGGCATCGGCAGCGAATGCCACGATCTGCCCGGCTTCGTCGTCCTGCAATCGGGCCCGCGCGGGCCACGCGGCGGGGCGGTCAACTGGGCCAGCGGCTTCCTGCCGACAGCTTTTCAGGGCGTCCCCTTCCGCGGCACCGGAGAGCCGATCGTCAACCTCACCAGCCCGGCCGGCATCTCCGCCGCGCGGCAGCGCGATACGATCGACGCCGTCCGCGAACTGAACCTCCGCCGGCTCGCCGCCACCGGAGATCCCGAAATCCAGACCCGCATCAGCCAGTACGAGATGGCGTACCGCATGCAGACCAGCGCCCCCGAGCTGATCGACCTCAATAACGAGAGCAAAGCCACGCTCGATCTCTACGGCGTCGAGCCGGGCAAGCCGTCGTTCGCCGCCAACTGCCTGCTCGCCCGCCGGCTGGTCGAGCGGGGCGTGCGGTTCGTGCAGCTCTACCACACCAACTGGGACAGTCACGGCGGCCCCGGCGAGAACCTCGAATCCGACTTCGACACCGTCACCCGCGCCGTCGATCAGGGGTGCGCCGCGCTGATCAAAGACCTCAAGAGCCGGGGGCTACTGGAAGACACCCTGGTCGTCTGGGGCGGCGAGTTCGGCCGCACGCCGATGGGCGAAGTCCGCGACAAGACCGGCCGCAACCACCACATCGACTGCACGACAATGTGGCTCGCCGGCGGCGGCACCAAGCCCGGCACGATCGTCGGCAAGACCGACGAGTTCGGCTTCGCCCCGGTGGAAGACGCCATGCACGTCCACGACCTCCACGCGACGATGCTTCATCTGTTGGGCTTGGAACACACCAAGCTCACCTTCAGATTCCAAGGCCGGGATTACCGCCTGACGGATGTGAAGGGGCATGTGGTGGAGAAGTTGCTGGCGTGA
- a CDS encoding RidA family protein, with protein MHTRHAIFPDRPHALYKQHGYSPAIQSGDLLFVSGMVGAREDGTPEPVLDAQIQLAFDSLEAVLTKAGCTFDDVIDLTMFLVDPEASAGLMIAALAKAFPREPKPNATAVGVTWLSGFQFEIKVIARIPPKS; from the coding sequence ATGCATACCCGCCACGCCATCTTCCCCGACCGTCCGCACGCCCTGTACAAACAGCATGGCTACTCCCCCGCCATTCAGTCCGGTGACCTGCTGTTCGTCTCCGGCATGGTCGGCGCCCGCGAAGACGGAACGCCGGAGCCCGTCCTGGATGCCCAGATTCAGCTCGCCTTCGACAGCCTGGAAGCGGTGCTCACCAAGGCCGGCTGTACGTTCGATGACGTGATCGACCTGACGATGTTTCTCGTCGACCCCGAGGCGTCTGCCGGCCTGATGATCGCCGCGTTGGCCAAGGCTTTTCCCCGCGAGCCCAAGCCCAACGCGACAGCGGTCGGCGTGACGTGGCTGTCGGGATTTCAGTTCGAGATCAAGGTAATCGCCCGCATCCCGCCGAAATCGTAG
- a CDS encoding flagellar hook protein FlgE, translating into MALTSALFTGLSGLDVNQARLGVVGNNIANANTVAFKSSRALFKPQFYVTDSAGTSPDSDFGGTNPAQRGLGASVAAIDRDYSYGSVEPTGRATDMAIDGEGFFIVQGTEQRFTRDGSFSLNANNELVTTSGDFVQGFSADDEGNVIPGSLTKLAVPLGTATTAKATTAVNLQGNLDSSGAIATGASILNSQLLTVVGGAAAPTGATLLTDLADNTAPGTPLLAVGDEFTLAGKKGGRVQPERKLEITATTTVADLTTFLQQGMGVNTTVPDDGNPLTPVAGGAFEPDGTVLTAGRLVLTGNLGKDNALNLDGLSLSKQDGTAPFTFIDGENAAGITSNPAGESVHTSFVVYDSLGTPVSVDLTAVLESKANTGNVWRFFATSGDDTDVDTAIATGTLTFDNRGLLKEATNTGITVNRNATGAKEPLAFDIDFEGITSLTARDSTVAMTQQDGYQVGVLNSFAIGADGRIVGAYSNGQSKALGQVALATFANNQGLIDKGGNQFGIGADSGVPVIGEPLQLGAGSVRGAALEQSNVDLSKEFVNMIISSTGFSAASRVISTSDQLITELLNTAR; encoded by the coding sequence ATGGCACTGACCAGCGCACTGTTCACCGGACTTTCGGGGCTCGACGTCAACCAGGCTCGGCTGGGTGTTGTCGGCAACAACATCGCCAATGCCAATACCGTCGCGTTCAAGAGCAGCCGGGCGTTGTTCAAGCCGCAGTTTTACGTGACCGATTCGGCGGGCACGTCGCCGGATTCTGACTTCGGCGGCACCAACCCGGCGCAGCGTGGCTTGGGTGCCAGCGTCGCCGCGATCGACCGAGACTATTCCTATGGCAGCGTCGAGCCCACCGGCCGCGCCACGGACATGGCGATCGACGGCGAGGGGTTTTTCATCGTGCAGGGAACCGAGCAGCGGTTCACCCGCGACGGCTCGTTCAGCCTGAATGCCAACAACGAACTGGTGACCACGTCCGGCGATTTCGTGCAGGGTTTCTCGGCGGACGACGAGGGAAATGTGATCCCCGGCTCGCTCACGAAACTGGCCGTCCCGCTCGGCACCGCCACAACCGCCAAGGCGACGACTGCCGTCAATTTACAGGGAAACCTCGACTCCTCCGGTGCCATCGCGACGGGGGCGAGCATTCTGAACAGCCAGCTGTTGACGGTGGTCGGCGGTGCCGCGGCCCCGACGGGCGCCACCCTGCTCACCGACCTGGCCGACAACACCGCCCCCGGCACGCCACTGCTGGCTGTCGGCGACGAGTTCACCCTGGCCGGCAAAAAGGGTGGCCGCGTCCAGCCGGAACGCAAACTCGAAATCACCGCCACGACCACCGTCGCCGACCTGACGACGTTCCTCCAGCAGGGCATGGGCGTGAACACCACGGTGCCCGATGACGGCAACCCGCTGACGCCCGTCGCCGGCGGCGCCTTCGAGCCCGACGGCACCGTGCTGACGGCCGGCCGACTGGTGCTGACCGGCAACCTTGGCAAAGACAACGCGCTGAACCTCGACGGCCTGTCGCTGTCGAAGCAGGACGGGACCGCCCCGTTCACGTTCATCGACGGCGAAAACGCCGCCGGCATCACCTCGAACCCCGCCGGCGAGAGCGTGCACACGAGCTTTGTGGTCTACGACTCGCTCGGCACGCCGGTGTCGGTCGACCTGACGGCGGTTCTTGAATCCAAGGCCAATACCGGCAACGTCTGGCGGTTCTTCGCGACCAGCGGCGACGACACCGACGTCGACACGGCGATCGCCACCGGGACGCTGACATTCGACAACCGCGGCCTGCTGAAGGAAGCGACCAACACCGGCATCACCGTCAACCGAAACGCCACCGGCGCCAAGGAGCCGCTGGCGTTCGACATCGACTTTGAAGGCATTACGTCGCTGACCGCCCGCGACTCGACCGTAGCGATGACGCAGCAGGACGGCTACCAGGTTGGCGTGCTCAACAGCTTCGCGATCGGCGCCGACGGGCGCATCGTCGGGGCGTATTCCAACGGGCAGTCCAAGGCGCTGGGGCAGGTCGCCCTGGCGACCTTTGCCAATAACCAGGGCCTGATCGACAAAGGCGGCAACCAATTCGGCATCGGTGCCGACAGCGGCGTGCCGGTCATCGGCGAGCCCCTGCAACTGGGCGCGGGTTCCGTTCGCGGGGCCGCCCTGGAACAGAGCAACGTCGATCTGTCGAAAGAGTTCGTCAACATGATCATCAGCTCGACCGGCTTTTCCGCCGCGAGCCGGGTGATCTCGACCAGCGACCAGTTAATCACCGAGCTGTTGAACACGGCACGGTAA
- the rpsB gene encoding 30S ribosomal protein S2, with protein sequence MSRTPAELVKELVDAGVHFGHRVSRWNPKMEPYIHGKRNNIHIIDVKETVKGLLRAKKFLAKIVADGKDVLFVGTKRQARHAVEEETKRCGMHFVGERWLGGTLTNFATIRRRLNRLDELEGLFTTGEIETYSKKMKSTLGREMKKIKANLEGIRKMEKMPGAMFIIDTRREHIAVKEAKKLGVPVVALIDTDGNPELIDLPVPGNDDAMKAVEIIMQELADSIIEAKGTRPAAKDDGQAGGPRRRSTRSSFKADEGAPAPVGGEAPATAAPAAEPAVAG encoded by the coding sequence ATGTCCCGCACTCCCGCAGAACTGGTCAAAGAGCTCGTCGATGCAGGCGTTCACTTCGGTCACCGCGTCAGCCGGTGGAACCCGAAGATGGAACCGTACATCCACGGCAAGCGCAACAACATTCACATTATTGACGTGAAGGAGACCGTGAAGGGTCTGCTCCGCGCCAAGAAGTTCCTGGCCAAGATCGTCGCCGACGGCAAGGACGTCCTCTTCGTCGGAACCAAGCGCCAGGCCCGCCACGCCGTCGAAGAAGAGACGAAGCGTTGCGGCATGCACTTCGTCGGCGAGCGTTGGCTTGGCGGCACGCTGACCAACTTCGCGACCATCCGTCGCCGCCTCAACCGCCTGGACGAGCTCGAAGGACTCTTCACCACCGGTGAAATCGAGACCTACTCGAAGAAGATGAAGAGCACGCTCGGCCGCGAGATGAAGAAGATCAAGGCCAACCTCGAAGGCATCCGCAAGATGGAAAAGATGCCGGGCGCGATGTTCATCATCGACACCCGCCGCGAGCACATCGCGGTCAAGGAAGCCAAGAAGCTGGGCGTTCCGGTGGTGGCGCTGATCGATACCGACGGCAACCCCGAGCTGATCGACCTGCCCGTCCCGGGCAACGACGACGCGATGAAGGCCGTCGAGATCATCATGCAGGAGCTGGCTGATTCGATCATCGAAGCCAAGGGCACCCGCCCGGCTGCGAAAGATGACGGCCAGGCCGGCGGCCCCCGCCGCCGCAGCACCCGGTCGAGCTTCAAGGCCGACGAGGGCGCACCGGCCCCGGTCGGCGGCGAAGCCCCGGCAACCGCCGCCCCGGCCGCCGAACCCGCTGTCGCGGGCTGA
- a CDS encoding flagellar FlbD family protein, with protein sequence MIQLTRLNGQRFLMNAEKIRLVESTPDTLVCCEGGEKVMVRETLQEVMRRAIDYARLIRRPITE encoded by the coding sequence ATGATCCAACTCACACGCCTCAACGGTCAGCGGTTCCTGATGAACGCCGAGAAGATCCGGCTTGTCGAGAGCACGCCGGACACCCTCGTCTGCTGCGAGGGAGGGGAAAAGGTCATGGTGCGCGAAACGCTGCAGGAGGTCATGCGGCGGGCGATCGATTACGCCCGGCTCATCCGCCGACCGATCACGGAGTGA
- the ilvA gene encoding threonine ammonia-lyase: MTTVTLADIQAARTRLGDDIYHSPCPYSLSLSRLTGAEIYCKLDHLQHTGSFKERGARNKLLLLTPEEKERGVICASAGNHALGLSYHGQLLGVKVTVVMPKWAPLVKVSNCRANEAEIILHGESYDQAKKHALELSASTGKTYIPGFDDPAIIAGAGTMGLEILEDVPDVDAVIIPVGGGGLVAGAGLAIKAIKPSVRVIAVETENAPTFKASLDAGRVVRIDTRPTLADGLAIAEIGKLPFEIARKVIDELVMVDEEQVARAILRLMEHEKLVVEGAGAVPLAAVMRRPHGLEGKKVVLCLCGGNIDVTVIGRIIERGMAADGRLCRIVASIDDRPGGLVRLLNVIAAAGASVKEVEHDRHFGPADIAKVTVRVVMETRDAQHVAEVHEAIRQAGIGV; encoded by the coding sequence ATGACCACCGTGACGCTCGCCGACATTCAGGCCGCCCGCACCCGGCTGGGGGATGACATCTACCACAGCCCGTGTCCTTACTCGCTGTCGCTGTCGCGGCTGACGGGGGCGGAGATCTACTGCAAGCTGGATCACTTGCAGCACACCGGGTCGTTTAAGGAACGCGGGGCGCGGAACAAGTTGCTTCTGCTGACACCAGAAGAGAAAGAGCGCGGCGTCATCTGCGCTTCGGCCGGGAACCATGCCCTGGGGCTGAGCTATCACGGGCAGTTGCTTGGCGTGAAGGTGACAGTCGTCATGCCGAAGTGGGCGCCGCTGGTGAAGGTGTCCAACTGCCGGGCCAACGAGGCCGAGATCATTCTGCACGGCGAGTCTTACGACCAGGCGAAGAAGCACGCGCTGGAGCTGTCGGCGTCCACCGGCAAGACCTACATCCCCGGGTTCGACGATCCGGCGATCATCGCCGGCGCGGGGACGATGGGACTGGAAATCCTCGAAGACGTGCCGGATGTGGATGCGGTGATCATCCCGGTCGGCGGCGGGGGACTGGTGGCGGGGGCGGGGCTGGCGATCAAGGCGATCAAGCCGTCGGTGCGGGTGATTGCGGTGGAGACGGAGAACGCGCCGACCTTCAAGGCGAGCCTGGACGCCGGCCGGGTCGTCCGGATTGATACCAGGCCCACGCTCGCCGACGGCCTGGCGATCGCCGAGATCGGCAAGCTGCCGTTCGAGATTGCCCGGAAGGTGATCGACGAACTGGTGATGGTGGACGAGGAGCAGGTGGCGCGGGCGATCCTTCGGCTGATGGAGCACGAGAAGCTGGTCGTCGAAGGGGCCGGCGCGGTGCCGCTGGCGGCGGTCATGCGGCGACCGCACGGGCTGGAGGGGAAGAAGGTCGTGCTGTGCCTGTGCGGCGGGAACATCGACGTGACGGTGATCGGCCGGATTATTGAACGCGGCATGGCCGCCGACGGCCGGCTGTGCCGGATCGTCGCGAGCATCGACGACCGGCCGGGTGGCCTGGTAAGGCTGCTGAACGTCATCGCCGCCGCCGGCGCGAGCGTGAAGGAGGTCGAGCACGACCGGCACTTCGGGCCGGCGGATATCGCCAAGGTGACGGTGCGCGTGGTGATGGAAACGCGCGACGCGCAGCACGTCGCCGAGGTTCACGAGGCGATCCGGCAGGCGGGGATCGGGGTGTGA
- a CDS encoding flagellar hook assembly protein FlgD — protein sequence MVSPTQSTPVNTGNKMPNSTNKLALKAEDFVKMMITQLQNQDPMEPAKNDQLLAQMSQIGQLQSSTDLQTSLKGLTQQSQIGSAAGLIGKTVKGLDAENNPISGLVTSVRVDGDDVNLELDSGQALALGRVTAIATLSPTGAATTTTPVN from the coding sequence ATGGTCAGCCCCACGCAATCGACGCCGGTGAACACGGGCAACAAGATGCCCAACTCGACCAACAAGCTGGCGCTCAAGGCCGAAGACTTCGTCAAGATGATGATCACCCAGCTCCAGAACCAGGACCCGATGGAGCCGGCCAAGAACGATCAGTTGCTCGCGCAGATGAGCCAGATTGGGCAGCTGCAGTCGAGCACCGATCTGCAGACGAGCCTCAAGGGCCTTACACAGCAGAGCCAGATCGGCTCGGCGGCGGGCCTGATCGGCAAGACGGTCAAGGGGCTTGATGCCGAGAACAATCCGATCTCGGGGTTGGTGACGTCGGTCCGCGTGGACGGCGACGACGTCAACCTCGAGCTCGACAGCGGGCAGGCGCTGGCGCTCGGGCGGGTGACCGCCATCGCGACTTTGTCGCCGACGGGCGCAGCGACGACCACGACACCGGTGAACTGA
- a CDS encoding putative immunity protein: protein MRDRRFIAEHRGGPLARRHHQLLSAWAADCGEHVLPLFLAHATGDDRPRRAIDTARAWARGEVRVGVAQKAAVASHAAARQCIAAGSDPSAVAAARSAGHAVATAHFADHSLGAAVYALKAVHAAGQDVAAERSWQIERLPAEVSDLVIAALQTDRMKRAGPR, encoded by the coding sequence ATGCGGGACCGCCGATTCATCGCCGAACATCGTGGCGGGCCGCTGGCCCGGCGGCACCACCAACTGTTGTCGGCCTGGGCGGCGGATTGTGGCGAGCATGTGCTGCCGCTGTTCCTGGCCCATGCCACCGGCGACGACCGGCCGCGACGCGCGATCGACACCGCCCGGGCGTGGGCCCGGGGCGAGGTTCGGGTGGGCGTCGCCCAGAAGGCGGCCGTCGCGTCGCACGCCGCCGCCAGGCAATGCATCGCCGCCGGGAGCGACCCCTCGGCGGTTGCCGCCGCAAGGTCCGCCGGCCACGCCGTCGCGACCGCCCATTTTGCCGATCACAGCTTGGGCGCGGCCGTCTATGCTCTCAAGGCGGTCCACGCCGCCGGCCAGGATGTCGCCGCGGAAAGGTCATGGCAGATCGAGCGTCTTCCCGCCGAGGTGAGCGACCTGGTCATCGCCGCCCTGCAAACCGACCGCATGAAGCGGGCGGGGCCGAGGTAG
- a CDS encoding Kelch repeat-containing protein, producing the protein MLHRTLAPIVTPVLTLALVLLLGPAAHAHFIFVVPEAGGDKAKVIMSEDLTPDPEVKIDIIAGAKLSLLTAAGDVTPVTLDNKVEAAFLIDLPGQGTRVVFGSAMLGVRQKGDAKPYLLAYYPKTIVGDAFDPKATLGDKSPVELIPVNDGGKLRLKFVAAGKPVEGAEITLILPDGSTRKPKTDKDGLTESFEAKGRYGAWTKTAEPAVGEHNGSKYEEVRRYAMLVMDTTAPAVTAAPAAAAINTAKAAPQRIPSHGMALSGMPATPAKIDAVRYPAALPIATSSFGAAALDGFLYYYGGHVSRTHSYSVEAVTGQFARLNLADKSAKWETLPGGPGLQGMNLVAHGGKIYRVGGMAPRNFPGTRAQLYSVADVVRFDPATKTWDALPSLPEPRSSHDIVTVGDTLVVVGGWNMNAQSGNTWSDTTLTLDLKSDKPQWKPIKQPFIRRALIATVHEGLVYVIGGLDEDSDTSKNVDILNPATGEWSTGPELPGKTINGFSPAACVHNDRLYVSVADGTMYVLSADRKAWEKVGVATPRIVHRLIPHGPDILIVGGAMRGENLDLIESLTVARKDAAEAK; encoded by the coding sequence ATGCTTCATCGCACCCTCGCCCCGATCGTTACGCCCGTTCTCACCCTGGCGCTCGTCCTCCTGCTCGGCCCGGCGGCACACGCCCACTTCATCTTCGTCGTCCCCGAAGCCGGCGGCGACAAGGCGAAGGTGATCATGTCCGAAGACCTCACGCCCGATCCCGAGGTCAAGATCGACATCATCGCCGGCGCGAAGCTGTCGCTCCTCACCGCCGCCGGCGACGTGACGCCGGTGACGCTCGACAACAAGGTCGAAGCCGCGTTCCTGATCGACCTCCCGGGGCAGGGCACCCGCGTCGTATTCGGGTCGGCGATGCTCGGCGTCCGCCAGAAGGGCGACGCCAAGCCCTACCTGCTCGCGTACTACCCCAAGACCATCGTCGGCGACGCGTTCGACCCCAAGGCCACCCTCGGCGACAAGTCGCCGGTCGAGCTCATCCCCGTAAACGACGGCGGCAAGCTCCGCCTGAAGTTCGTCGCTGCCGGCAAGCCTGTCGAAGGCGCCGAGATCACGCTGATCCTGCCAGACGGCTCGACCAGGAAGCCGAAGACCGACAAGGACGGCCTGACCGAATCGTTCGAAGCCAAAGGCCGCTACGGCGCCTGGACCAAGACCGCCGAGCCCGCCGTCGGCGAGCACAACGGGAGCAAGTACGAAGAGGTCCGCCGCTACGCGATGCTGGTGATGGACACCACCGCCCCTGCCGTCACGGCTGCCCCGGCCGCCGCCGCGATCAACACCGCCAAGGCCGCGCCGCAGCGCATCCCCAGCCACGGGATGGCGCTGTCCGGCATGCCCGCGACGCCGGCAAAAATCGACGCCGTCAGGTACCCCGCCGCGTTGCCGATCGCGACCTCCAGCTTCGGTGCCGCGGCGCTCGACGGCTTCCTGTACTACTACGGCGGGCATGTCTCGCGCACCCATAGCTACTCCGTCGAAGCAGTCACCGGACAGTTCGCCCGCCTCAACCTCGCCGACAAATCCGCCAAGTGGGAAACACTCCCCGGCGGGCCCGGACTCCAGGGCATGAACCTGGTCGCTCACGGCGGCAAGATCTACCGCGTCGGCGGCATGGCCCCGCGCAACTTCCCGGGCACCAGGGCCCAGCTCTATTCCGTCGCCGATGTCGTCCGCTTCGACCCGGCCACCAAAACCTGGGACGCCCTGCCCTCGCTCCCCGAGCCCCGCTCGTCGCACGACATCGTCACGGTCGGTGATACGCTCGTCGTCGTCGGCGGGTGGAACATGAACGCCCAGAGCGGCAACACCTGGTCCGACACCACCCTCACGCTCGATCTCAAATCCGACAAGCCGCAGTGGAAGCCGATCAAGCAACCGTTCATCCGCCGGGCACTCATCGCCACCGTCCATGAAGGCTTGGTGTATGTCATCGGCGGCCTCGACGAAGACTCGGACACCAGCAAGAACGTCGACATCCTCAACCCCGCGACCGGCGAATGGTCCACCGGCCCGGAACTGCCGGGCAAAACCATCAACGGCTTCTCACCCGCCGCCTGCGTACATAACGACCGGCTCTACGTCAGCGTCGCAGACGGCACGATGTACGTACTGAGCGCCGACCGCAAAGCCTGGGAGAAAGTCGGCGTCGCAACGCCTCGCATCGTCCACCGGCTGATCCCCCACGGCCCTGACATCCTGATCGTCGGCGGCGCGATGCGCGGCGAAAACCTGGACCTGATCGAATCGCTGACGGTGGCACGCAAGGACGCGGCAGAGGCAAAATGA